From the Bos javanicus breed banteng chromosome 7, ARS-OSU_banteng_1.0, whole genome shotgun sequence genome, the window TCACACCGCAGGAGGGTGAACCTCTAATCCAATAGAACTGCTGTTAAGAAAAGCCGAACCTAGACCCAACCACACAAGAGAGAAGATCCCAGAAAATGAAGGCAAAGATGGGGAGATGTTTCTACAAGACAAGCTCTGCCAACGACCCCTCCAGAAGCTGGGCAGATTCTCCTTCAGAAGGAAGGAGCCGCGCTGACACTCTGATGTCAGACTTCTCGCCCCCCAGAACTGGGAGGaatacattttttcctatttaagcctcccagtctgtggcattttctTGCGGCCTCCCGCGGAAACTAGTAGAAGCTCTATCTTTCCCTCTGCAGACCCCACCCTCTCAAAAGCACCGAGGAGAAAACCCTCCCGGTTCCCCAGCACAAGCCCTGCTCACAGGAGAAATGGAACAGTTGCAGCGAGGCACGCCGGGAGAGAAATGCTCCCCAACAAGACAACGGCGGCCGTTCGAATCACTTCCGTCTCGGTTACTGGGCCCCAAGGGAAAAACCAGCGCCTGAGGCTGCTCGGACACTGCACTCAGTCTCTAGGAACTTAGGTGGGGCCGCGCCGGGGCGGGGACAAGCAGTCTCGTCCCAGGCCGCACTCACTGATGGAAAAGCTGTTGGGCTCTTCGTGGATGACTCTGCAGTGCTCCAGCAGCAGGGCTCCAATGGGCTGCGGGCAAATAGGCGCATGGGGGAGGACCCCGGGAACCCGCCCGCCCTTTGCCCCGCCCCCGAGTCCCGAGTCCGCCCCGCTCCGAAACCGGACCTCGACCCCGCCCCGTCCCCGACTCCGAACTCCGAACCTAACCCCTACTTCGGTCCTCCCCACCACCCTACCTCCGCCTCGTCCGTCCGGAAGTAGAAAAGGAAGTTGACCACCAGCTTCACCAGCCGCCGCTTCACCACTGCGAGCACAAGGCGGGATCGCGCGGGTTCAGCACCTGCCCATTCCCGCCCCCTcagccgcccgcccgcccgctccGGCGTTCCGGACCGCTCACCGCTGCCTTTCTTGGGTCCCCGCATGCCCAACTCGGCTGCCATCTCGGCCGGCTGCCGGGACAGCGCCTGCAGCTCCTTGTCGTTATAGCGCATGGCGCCGCCGGTACCCAGAACGCGGAACGCCGGCCGCGCCTTCCCGGCCGCCGTCCCAGCGCTCGTCGATGCCGGCGCCAAAAGAGTCCCACGGCGCCGTCCCGGAAGCGCAGCCGGAGCTACTACGCCTGCGCGCTCCCGGGCCGCTCAGTCTGTCAATCACCGGCGTGTGGCGGAAGCGTCTCGGAGGTCGTCAAGACGGAGCGGAAACTTCCTGGGGCGAACGGGACTATAGGCAAAATGGGTGGTGTTATATATGACCATGTAATAACGTGAATCCGGGATGGGAACAATAAAGCATCCCCACGACAGGTGGTGCCCCTTACTCAAGCGAACAGGCGCCAGGGGTGGGAGGCGAGTCGCAACTACCCTCCCCGCGAAAACTGGCCCTGCGCGAGCCGTGCAAACCGAAAGAACGAAATAATCCGGCGCGCATGCGCACTTCGACTTCCGGTTTGGACTCCTCTACCCTCTTTCCTTCAGCCTATAAACGTCTCGCCCGCGCCATTGGGCGGGCCGGGCATGCGCACGCAGGAGGCCCCGCCCATCCTGTTCCCGGAAGTGCTTTTTCAGCTCTCGGCGCGCGTGCGCAGGACGAGGTCGTCGCGGTGGCTGCGGCGCCTGAATAGACCAAGGCGGTGTGTGAGGAGCCCGTGGATTTGACGAAATCGTGGGTGAGGATTAGGAATGGTGCGAGACTAGGGCGGCGGCCCCAGAGGACTCCTTGGAGGGGAGCCGGGCGCTGGGCCGGCCCAGCACCCCCGCCCTCCCGCAGGGAGCTCCGGCTGCAAAGGCCCGTTGGGTCGAGTGGGGTCGGGTGGCAACGGACCCGGGGCGCATTCCCTGAGTCCGTTAGTTTGCTGCCTTTGTGGTCCGGGGCTTACCTGGTTCCTGTAATAGGTGGAGGTGACGGCGCTCCTGGTTCCAGGCCCGCCGAGGAGTGAGGAAGGTCCAGAGGCGGAGCTCTTGGTGCGAGGCCCAAGAACCCGTTAGCTAGGCTCGTTTAGCGAGCGAAGCCCAGAGTTTAAATGACTTCTCCCCTTGTCACTCTGGGAGCCCGGCCCCTTCTCCCTTCTGCCCTTTGGCAGCTGAGTACGACCGACCCGAGCTTGTAAATAGCCTGAGTCAGGTGAAGAAGTGGTCTCTCAGCTTCCTACCGTGACTGCTGAGGTCTCATTTCTGCCTCCCCCTCACCCGCTGCAGCCTCATCCTTCATACCATGGATGTGGTTATCCTGAGCTTTAGATCGTCAATCTTATTTTCTAGGGCTGAAAATAGCGTTCGCTGCTCAGGCAGGTACTGTGTTGAGCCGTGCTACTTTTTGGGGGTACTATTCTTCTCTTAACCCTCCCCCCAGAgctctttcatttcttcatttttcctattcgtctcattttcttttctggctATTAATTTTTCTTTCGAAGCATCGTCATTTCACACGCCTTGTttttcagtcgcgtctgactgaccccatgggctgcagcacgtcagacttcgctgtccttcaccatctcccagagtttgctcaagcttatgtccattggggcttccctggtggctcagagggtaaagcatttgcctgtgatgcggaagacccaggttcgatccctgggtcgggaagatcccctggagaaggaaatggcaacccactccagtattcttgcctggacagaggagcctggtgggctacagtccatggggtcgcaaatagtcgaacacgactgagcgactacacttaaattatgtccattgagtcagtgatgccctccaaccatcccatcctctgccgcccccttctttcaccgtcagtctttccaagcatacAAGTCTTTCCAAGTTGTAGTTTCCTGCGGGTTGAAACAATGGacgtctttttttcctttcctgcctgCAAACTTCCCTTTCAGCGCTGGCATCCTCCTGTTCCACTCAGGACTGGAGCTCCACCCGGCAGCTGAGTAGCTGTCCTAGAACCTTCTGTCCAGGCTCCCATGGGCTGGTTTCTGTTTTCAGTCTCactgtcttcctctttttttccatcAGAGCTCTTCAGGTAGGTTTTGAAGAAGTCGACTCATTTGTTCAGTTTGAGCCCTCGGTTTGCTGAAAGTGGCTTTATCCATCCTCAGACAGTCAGAAGTGTGGGTGTAAAGTTCTAGATTGAAAGCCCCTGAAGGGAACTGGGAAAAGCCTTGCCCTGCCTTACGTGTTCCTGCTGTTCTGAAGGCTCTCATCTCATCCTGGTTTCTGACCTCTTGTTGCTGACTTTTCCATCtactaaaaactttttttaagttttagtgcCATAAAACTTCATGGTCTATTTATTGGAGagttttttattttggggggttgttTCTTTGATAATACTctccatgttttttgtttttcttttctagtttttgttttgtatttggaCTGTAGTTGACTAACAGTGTTgtgcttcaggtgtacagcgaagtgaatcagttatatgtatatacagacccattgtttttcactttgtttccCTGTACAGGTCATTatagagcactgagcagagttttcTGTGTTCTGTATACAGTAAGTTCCTATAGGTTATATCTGTATTGAATATAGTGGTGTGGCCATGTTTTGTTCTCAGTCCAAAATTTCTAGGTTCTTGCTTTGCCTCCTGTTATCTTGTTATTTtgctattgtttatttttctgttcttctttatGATAGCTTTGACTCTTATCTTCAGGCGCTCACATTCAGTGTGTTGTTAGGCTCATCGCTTCTTTGTTTAAAGGGTTTGTCTGGTGTTTAACTGGCCATGCTAACCTGTGGCATCCTGTTCTAGTTTCAAGCTGTGGGAACATCGCCCATCGTCCAAGAGGATGTTATCATCTTCTGTTGAGCTTTTCACTGAGTTTCCTTTTTCCCCAATACATACATTTCTTCATGTCTGTTTAGACATCAGTTCTgcgtggagcttccctggtggctcagatggtaaagcatctgcctgcaatgcaggagacctaggttcgattcctgggtcgggaagatcccctggagaaggagatggcaatccactccagcactcttgcctggaaaatcccatggacagaggagcctgataggctacagtccaaggggtcacaaagagtcggacatgactgagcaacttcacttttctgcGTGGAGAGCAGTGCTTCTGTAGTGAGCTCAGGGGGCCTGGAAAAGTGCTGGGGTTTGGGGGATGCAGAGCCCCTAACTTTTTGTGTCTGAGAATACTGTCTCTGGTGCTCTCTCCCCAGAAAAAACTCCTGACCTCCCCTGTCCTCTGGGCTGGGGACTCtagctgggtctcctgcctgcTGGACACAGGCCAGGTTGTGGGGGGGGTGGTGCGGCGTGGAGTCTGCTGCTCAACGGGCAGGCACCGATAGACCTGGCCTTAGCCCAGCCTCTCTGAGACTCTGACAGGTAGGCTGGTGAGTGATTAAGTATCTGTCTGCGTTTGGGTTTCCTTAGTTGGTCAGATTCTCCTTGCAGGCTTTCACGACACCATGGCATGTTCTTCTGGCTGCTTACGAAGGAACTGGCTGTCCCCAAACTGACTGGAACTCTTGGCTCTGTTAGTATTTTGCCATTACAGTTGACGGCTCTGGGTGGCCTTGTGGTGATTCTGCAGCCAGCTAGGTCAACCCTGCTGGTCATCCGACGTGAGGTTTTCATAAACTCATCAAGTAGTAGGGCAAGTCAGTGGCACAGCTGGCTGGTGCAGGAAACCACCAGTGGCTTACATGACATGAGTTTGCGCTGCATCTATGTGGTCAGAAACTCAGCACTAGTCTCACTGGGTTTTATTCCCTCTGGAGGCTTCAGGGGAGCACCAGCTCCTGCTGAAAGACATGtgctttccagcttctagaggcacCGCATCCCTGGCTCACAGCCAGCAGAGCAGCGTCTCCTGTGTCTGCCTCTGACCCTCCCccttcctcttataaggaccctaTGATGACACTGGGCCCCCCTGGGGAATCCAGGGTCGTATCCATCTCAGGGACCTAACTTAATCCCACCTGCAGAGTCCCCTCTGCTGTATGAGATGACGTGTCCAGCACCCCAGGGAGCTGGACAGGTGCATCCTTGGGGGTTCACActcctgggccccagccctgTGAGCTTACCCTAACAGAGTCAAGATACTGTGGGTTTAAACCAGGGGCCTGGGGCCAGCATTGACAGTGAAGAGAATGTAGGATGAGAGGAAGGTACCTGAGGTTGAATCTGAACTGAACCTGGAGGAGTATGGGAGACAATAGGAAATGGCAGTTGGACAGCTTGATGGGTATGGAGGAGAATCAAGGGCCTGGAAGAGTTGCTTCCGCTGCAAACGAGCTGTGACTGTCTCGTGTGTTAGGCAGTAGGGGTTGGGGGCGGGCAGGTAGATGGATGTGTTCTTTGTTCCAGCAAACGTACTGCTGAATCAGAGCAGTAGAGTTTAGGTTGCGGGAAGGAAGTGTAGACGAGCAGAAAAGGGATTTAGAGGAGGGACTGAGCAATGTGGGCCTGGGCAGTTTGGGAAGGCTGCTTAGAGGAGATGGGACTAATTAGTGAGAACTCAGCCTCCTCTTCTCTGTTGCTGTTTCGGGTCCCTGGGCCTTTGCACTCCTCAAAGAGACCTTCCTGTCCGGTCCACCCCCACTGTCACCTGGAGATGCCTCatttctcctgtttctccttcctCATCCCCATGTGCCTGGCCCAGCATGGGCCCTCAGCCATTGGAAGACAGGTGGTGAAGCCAGGGCTAGGGCGGTGAGAGTGGGGAGAGGTGAGGCCAGGCCAGGAGGGTGAGATCTTACACATAGTCTCACCAGCTGCCCCTTGGCTTCCGCAGGTTTCTCCCCTGGTCTGACAGAGTGCCCAGGGTCTCACCATGGACTTCCAGCATCGCCCCGGGGGCAAGACCGGGAGCGGGGGTGTGGCCTCCTCTTCCGAGAGCAACCGGGACCGCCGGGAACGTCTGCGACAGCTGGCTCTAGAAACCATTGACATCAATAAGGTGTGCACCCACCTGCCCACCCTGAAGCAGCAGCTCAGCGCCCTCCAGACCGCGGTCTCCCTAGGCCTGGGGTTGGCCCGCCTGCTTCTCTCCTCTGCCCGCGTCCAGCTTGTGCTGCAGCACAAGGAGCTGTGTCCCGGCTGGGGAGATGGAGGATCAGCAGTGCACCTTCAGTTCTGCCTCTTCCTAGACCCCAGGCCACCGCCAATGTGGGGCTGGGGGCTTCCAGGGGACCCCTCTCTGGGGCTTGCTGCAGAGGCGGGCagtcagccccagccccagccctgtgcAGTGGACCCTGTGGGATCCCCGGGGTGGTGGTGCTGGCTTGGGGCTCCAGCTTGTCCTCCATCCCTGAGCATCTCCCCCACTGCCTGATGGATGTGTTTCTTCTGCAGGACCCCTACTTCATGAAGAACCACCTGGGCTCCTATGAGTGCAAGCTGTGCCTGACGCTGCACAACAATGAGGTGCGTCTTCCTCAGGGAGGCACTGGCTTTAGAGCCCTGCTATGCCCAGTCTCCGCCCTGCACAGCACTGGGACAGCCACCATGGGGTCCCTGCCTCCATCTCCGTTTCCTGTAACATCAGTGGCTCTGATATAACAGAC encodes:
- the PLEKHJ1 gene encoding pleckstrin homology domain-containing family J member 1; translated protein: MRYNDKELQALSRQPAEMAAELGMRGPKKGSVVKRRLVKLVVNFLFYFRTDEAEPIGALLLEHCRVIHEEPNSFSISFLEDPERKYHFECCSEEQCQEWMAALRRASYEFMRRSLIFYRNEIQKMTGKDPLEQYGISEEARFQLSGLKA